The Sneathiella sp. P13V-1 genome includes a window with the following:
- a CDS encoding GIY-YIG nuclease family protein, whose product MASSEDQNIGRTIQLYLVDGTPDGLSIASIYGWTGSIIVARNSTLPQLLRRPEANRTGVYLLYGPDPENELKERVYVGEADDIKQRLPNSVRDRGFWELAAIITTSDESLTKAHVRYLEAELMRLVSEADRVTLDNSQTPGTERRYLPEADKANMTGFLKNIETILPVVGFGMLKPKAKAATSPAKTQPVFEIDHRSGIKATMIEVSGEYLVQASSLAAKDAGNKQNSYDHLRQKLIDGGVLADAGGFFRFSEATSFKSPSAAAAVILDRNANGRTEWKLKGTKRTYDEWQSEQAETVE is encoded by the coding sequence ATGGCATCAAGTGAAGATCAGAATATAGGCCGCACCATTCAACTATATCTTGTTGACGGGACACCTGATGGCCTCTCCATTGCGTCTATCTACGGCTGGACAGGTTCGATCATAGTCGCTCGTAACAGCACTCTCCCACAGCTCCTAAGGCGTCCAGAGGCCAACCGTACAGGCGTTTACCTGCTTTATGGCCCTGACCCAGAGAACGAACTGAAAGAACGCGTTTATGTGGGAGAAGCTGATGATATTAAACAGCGTTTGCCAAACTCTGTCCGTGATCGTGGCTTCTGGGAACTCGCCGCTATTATCACCACTAGTGATGAAAGCCTGACCAAAGCACATGTACGTTATTTGGAAGCCGAACTTATGCGTCTTGTAAGTGAAGCTGACAGAGTAACACTCGACAACTCTCAAACTCCAGGCACTGAACGTCGTTACTTGCCCGAAGCCGACAAAGCCAACATGACTGGTTTTTTGAAAAATATTGAAACCATCCTGCCCGTCGTCGGTTTTGGCATGTTGAAACCCAAGGCAAAAGCGGCAACTTCACCAGCAAAAACACAACCCGTTTTTGAGATCGATCATAGAAGCGGCATTAAAGCTACCATGATAGAGGTCAGTGGAGAATATCTTGTACAAGCCAGTTCTCTTGCAGCAAAAGATGCCGGCAATAAGCAGAACTCATATGACCATCTTCGCCAAAAGCTGATTGATGGTGGAGTATTAGCAGATGCGGGAGGTTTTTTCCGGTTTAGTGAAGCCACCTCATTCAAAAGCCCCTCTGCCGCCGCAGCTGTTATCCTTGACCGCAATGCTAATGGTCGAACCGAATGGAAGCTAAAAGGGACAAAGCGCACCTACGATGAATGGCAATCTGAGCAAGCGGAGACAGTGGAATGA
- a CDS encoding thermonuclease family protein has protein sequence MLAILSNDLSAMNGQLKNKVLPLLIGLAIVYFLSPMFSRFGRLEAEPKYTLSGTLVRKGVNSFVVEGQRIAILGVKFPYADQSCTEDEEGLQDLNKQPVFSCLQRANQLSSDYLSATSARCEILFEVGQEKVGIANCFSGDTNIGSELILKGYAYAERSFTGGMYLPEEYWSRIKLRGLWQNYTIHPEDFRERKEELIKRIKEHRGKFPDPLETMKMIEELQRQGVLEKPSKQ, from the coding sequence ATGTTGGCAATTTTATCTAATGATTTGAGTGCAATGAACGGACAACTAAAAAACAAAGTGCTCCCTCTATTGATTGGATTGGCAATTGTATATTTCTTGTCGCCAATGTTCTCGCGCTTTGGAAGACTTGAAGCAGAGCCAAAATATACTCTTTCAGGCACCCTGGTGAGGAAAGGCGTTAATTCCTTTGTCGTCGAAGGACAAAGAATAGCAATACTGGGGGTCAAATTTCCTTACGCTGATCAATCCTGCACCGAAGACGAAGAAGGACTGCAGGATCTCAATAAGCAGCCCGTTTTTTCATGCTTACAACGCGCCAACCAATTGTCCTCAGACTATCTCTCTGCCACTTCAGCGAGGTGCGAAATATTGTTTGAAGTCGGGCAGGAAAAGGTAGGTATTGCGAATTGTTTCTCAGGCGACACCAATATTGGGTCAGAACTCATCTTAAAGGGTTACGCATACGCTGAACGCAGTTTCACAGGAGGAATGTATCTTCCCGAGGAATACTGGTCCCGGATTAAATTAAGGGGCCTCTGGCAAAATTACACAATCCACCCCGAAGATTTTCGGGAGCGAAAAGAAGAATTAATCAAACGCATCAAAGAGCATCGGGGAAAGTTTCCAGACCCTCTTGAAACAATGAAGATGATTGAAGAGTTGCAAAGGCAAGGTGTACTGGAAAAACCCTCCAAACAGTGA
- the hsdR gene encoding type I restriction-modification system endonuclease, translated as MLARSQNFAILESHAPQLTELGTLAERYYHESPNTATIKLRQYGELMAQMTAAKMCVYIQDNDTQVARLRRLADDAKLPKAVLDLFHYLRKHGNAANHELKDDHGIALTSLKVAHRLANWYHATFGAEHSFQASVFIPPLSRKDLTDTLQNEIEELQQKLNATLSAAQKAELQVAQERELRATAEEEKEKLAALNEETNQYATSMAEQLLELQKEAEEQSSPERQELIEHATEAAKGIDLDEADTRRFIDEQLRNAGWEADTDKLTFKAGIRPQKGRNLAIAEWPTASGPADYVLFIGLTAVAVVEAKRQRKDVYSAVDQAKRYSRDYNPKESEVLVEGGPWIDADNHSHQIPFVFATNGRPYLKQLETKSGIWFCDLRLSSNQRRALEGWYSPRGLQELLIMDSKAADEKLKTESFDYGITLRDYQQTAIRSTEAAIEQGRREMLLAMATGTGKTATCISLVYRLLKTNRFKRILFLVDRSALGNQTHDAFNNIQMEQLQKFSAIYDVKGLDDKEIDDSTRVHIATVQSMVKRLMYSEDDTTVPTVDQYDAIVIDECHRGYLLDKELSEHELSFRDEADYISKYRRVLEHFDAIKIGLTATPALHTTEIFGEPIYTYSYREAVIDGWLIDHEPPVQIKTKLSESGIKWKDGESVEFLNTKTGEIDLFHLKDELGFEIQSFNKQVITEPFNKTVCEALVGLTGDIANPIDPMSDEKTLIFCATDSHADIVVKSMKDAFTAAGYSVDDDMVMKITGASDKPQQLIRRFRNETLPKVAVTVDLLTTGIDIPSICNLVFIRRVNSRILYDQMLGRATRRCDEIGKEFFKVFDAVGLYDTLQNITNMKPVSVNSSISFQQLVKEIINVDDEETQQGLKDQFIAKLHRTQRRYSQETNDSIDNAAGVSVSEIAPLLQQQSIAQTTEWFKTRPTLASVLDYTGDGPPPRVAISEHEDELLSTDTGYGEGEKPEDFLDGFIQFIKANENKIEALKIVTQRPRELTRQHLKDLKRLLEEHHFREADLRAAWRASTNEDIAASIIGYVRQASLGDPLIPYSERVAAATKEITLKGDWTPLQRKWLDRIALQLQNEKNVPVIDPETLNQGSFAAQGGFRRIDKVFDGRLENILEDINEAVWRNTA; from the coding sequence GTGCTAGCAAGATCACAGAATTTTGCCATTTTGGAAAGCCATGCACCTCAGCTTACTGAGCTGGGAACCCTTGCTGAGCGCTACTATCATGAGAGTCCAAACACAGCGACAATCAAGTTAAGGCAGTATGGTGAGCTAATGGCTCAAATGACAGCCGCAAAGATGTGCGTTTACATTCAGGACAATGACACACAAGTAGCGCGTCTAAGACGACTCGCGGATGATGCCAAACTCCCAAAGGCAGTGTTGGACCTTTTTCATTATTTGCGAAAGCACGGCAATGCAGCCAACCATGAACTCAAAGATGATCACGGGATAGCCCTTACAAGTCTTAAAGTCGCCCATAGGCTTGCAAACTGGTACCACGCCACTTTTGGAGCAGAGCACAGCTTTCAAGCGTCCGTGTTTATACCTCCATTGAGTAGAAAAGATCTCACAGACACGCTTCAAAATGAAATCGAAGAGCTACAGCAAAAACTAAACGCAACACTCTCAGCAGCTCAAAAAGCGGAATTGCAAGTAGCTCAAGAACGTGAATTGCGAGCTACTGCGGAAGAAGAAAAAGAGAAACTCGCGGCTCTAAACGAAGAAACCAATCAGTATGCCACTTCAATGGCGGAACAACTATTAGAGTTACAGAAAGAGGCTGAAGAACAAAGCAGCCCAGAACGCCAAGAACTCATAGAACATGCAACTGAAGCTGCAAAAGGTATCGATCTTGATGAAGCTGACACAAGGCGCTTTATTGATGAACAGCTTCGCAATGCCGGGTGGGAGGCTGACACAGATAAATTAACATTTAAGGCTGGTATACGCCCTCAAAAAGGAAGAAACCTTGCCATCGCAGAATGGCCTACTGCAAGCGGTCCTGCTGACTATGTGCTCTTCATAGGATTAACGGCAGTCGCAGTAGTCGAAGCAAAACGCCAGCGCAAGGATGTATATTCCGCAGTAGATCAGGCAAAACGGTACTCCCGAGATTACAACCCGAAAGAAAGCGAAGTATTGGTTGAGGGAGGTCCTTGGATAGATGCTGACAACCACTCTCACCAAATACCGTTTGTTTTTGCAACAAATGGAAGGCCGTATCTGAAGCAACTCGAAACCAAATCTGGCATATGGTTCTGTGATCTACGTCTCTCGTCCAATCAACGCCGCGCCCTTGAAGGTTGGTACAGCCCTCGCGGTCTTCAAGAGCTTTTGATCATGGACTCAAAAGCCGCAGACGAAAAGTTGAAGACCGAAAGCTTTGACTACGGAATAACCCTTAGAGATTATCAACAGACAGCCATTCGAAGTACTGAAGCCGCCATTGAGCAGGGTAGGCGCGAGATGCTTCTTGCTATGGCAACCGGAACAGGCAAAACCGCAACTTGTATTTCGCTTGTCTACAGATTGCTTAAAACTAATCGGTTTAAACGCATCTTGTTCCTTGTAGATCGATCCGCATTAGGCAATCAAACCCACGATGCCTTCAACAACATACAGATGGAGCAATTGCAAAAGTTCTCAGCCATCTATGATGTTAAGGGTCTTGATGACAAAGAAATTGATGACTCTACGCGCGTACATATCGCAACTGTGCAGAGCATGGTGAAGCGCCTGATGTATTCAGAAGATGACACAACGGTTCCAACAGTTGACCAGTATGACGCCATTGTTATTGATGAGTGTCACCGTGGCTACCTACTTGATAAAGAACTCAGTGAGCATGAGTTATCTTTTCGTGATGAAGCAGACTACATTTCGAAATACAGAAGGGTTCTTGAGCATTTTGATGCCATCAAGATTGGCCTGACGGCCACACCAGCCTTACACACAACTGAGATTTTTGGTGAACCAATCTACACCTACTCCTACAGAGAGGCTGTTATTGATGGTTGGCTGATAGATCACGAGCCACCTGTTCAAATCAAAACCAAATTGTCCGAAAGTGGCATTAAATGGAAAGATGGCGAAAGTGTCGAGTTCCTCAACACCAAGACAGGGGAAATTGATCTATTCCATCTTAAGGATGAGCTTGGTTTTGAAATTCAGAGTTTCAACAAACAAGTAATCACCGAACCTTTCAACAAAACAGTCTGTGAAGCACTGGTTGGCCTGACAGGAGATATTGCCAACCCGATTGATCCAATGAGTGATGAAAAGACACTCATCTTCTGTGCGACAGATAGCCACGCTGATATCGTTGTGAAATCTATGAAAGATGCCTTCACGGCTGCGGGTTATTCCGTTGATGACGACATGGTCATGAAAATCACAGGTGCGAGCGACAAGCCACAGCAACTAATTCGTCGTTTTAGAAACGAAACTCTTCCTAAAGTCGCGGTAACAGTTGACCTTCTCACCACAGGTATCGACATTCCGAGCATTTGCAATCTTGTCTTTATCCGCCGTGTAAATAGTCGAATTCTCTATGACCAGATGCTTGGACGTGCCACAAGGCGATGTGATGAAATTGGTAAAGAGTTTTTCAAGGTATTCGATGCCGTTGGTCTGTATGACACACTACAGAACATCACAAACATGAAGCCAGTTTCTGTGAATTCCAGCATATCTTTCCAACAGCTTGTCAAAGAAATCATCAATGTCGATGATGAGGAAACCCAGCAAGGTCTTAAAGACCAATTCATAGCAAAATTGCATCGAACTCAACGGCGATACAGTCAAGAAACGAACGATAGCATCGACAATGCTGCTGGTGTATCGGTGAGTGAAATTGCTCCCCTTTTGCAACAACAATCCATTGCACAAACCACTGAATGGTTCAAAACTCGACCAACTCTAGCTTCAGTCCTTGACTATACGGGAGATGGTCCGCCCCCAAGGGTCGCTATATCAGAACACGAAGATGAACTTCTCTCTACTGACACAGGGTATGGTGAGGGAGAAAAACCAGAAGATTTTCTAGATGGTTTTATTCAGTTTATTAAGGCAAACGAAAATAAAATCGAAGCCCTCAAGATTGTAACTCAGCGCCCCCGCGAACTAACACGCCAGCATCTGAAAGATTTAAAACGACTACTCGAAGAGCACCACTTCAGAGAAGCAGACCTACGTGCTGCATGGAGAGCTTCGACTAACGAAGATATTGCAGCTTCTATTATTGGCTATGTACGACAAGCCTCCCTTGGAGATCCACTTATACCCTACTCTGAGCGTGTGGCAGCCGCAACTAAGGAGATCACTTTGAAAGGCGACTGGACGCCCTTACAGCGCAAGTGGTTGGATCGTATCGCCCTTCAATTGCAGAATGAAAAGAATGTCCCTGTCATTGACCCTGAAACTCTTAACCAAGGCTCATTTGCGGCGCAGGGTGGTTTTAGGCGGATTGACAAGGTGTTTGACGGAAGATTGGAGAACATCCTTGAGGACATCAATGAGGCAGTTTGGAGGAACACAGCATGA
- a CDS encoding recombinase family protein translates to MLIGYARTSTLEQEAGLAAQIAELEALGVERIYKEQVSATSKRPELQSALDYLRDGDTLVVTKLDRLARSVKHLGEIVEVIESQEAHLRILNLGIDTSDPTGKLVLNLLGSVAQFEREMMLERQREGIAKAQAEGKYKGRPAMIDKEQIIQRHSTGESPTAIARDMGISRTAIYRALGRVKDKRTDT, encoded by the coding sequence ATGTTGATTGGCTATGCGCGTACCAGCACCTTGGAACAAGAAGCAGGACTCGCTGCTCAAATCGCTGAGCTAGAAGCATTGGGTGTGGAGCGTATATATAAAGAGCAGGTTAGTGCTACTTCCAAACGACCTGAACTTCAATCTGCACTCGACTATCTGCGCGATGGCGACACGCTTGTTGTCACAAAATTGGATCGCCTTGCTCGAAGCGTTAAGCATCTGGGAGAAATCGTTGAAGTCATTGAATCTCAGGAAGCTCACCTCCGTATTCTTAACTTAGGGATCGACACAAGTGACCCAACAGGAAAACTTGTCCTTAATCTACTTGGCTCCGTTGCACAGTTTGAAAGAGAGATGATGCTAGAGCGACAGCGCGAAGGCATCGCGAAAGCACAAGCTGAAGGTAAATATAAAGGTCGCCCTGCGATGATTGATAAAGAGCAAATCATCCAGCGCCATTCAACAGGGGAAAGCCCAACAGCTATTGCAAGAGATATGGGAATAAGTCGCACAGCAATATACAGGGCTTTAGGGCGCGTCAAAGACAAGCGAACTGACACATAA
- a CDS encoding crotonase/enoyl-CoA hydratase family protein, which produces MNSPVKYELKDGVAFLNMDDGKVNAMSIEMLGAIGDGLERAEKDDAMVVLKGRDGVFSAGFDLKQIMSNAEISHKQIKMGAELCLKILSFPKPVITICTGHAYPMGAFLMMSADYRFGVRGDFNIGMNEVMIKMTIPQFALELASSRLLPPYYARTTLTGEMFNPDEAATAGFIDQAVNKSELDKAVEAKLEILKRVDFGAHHRTKMKVRKYVIAAMEKAIAEEQTLEKSQEAFRLRVT; this is translated from the coding sequence ATGAATTCACCAGTAAAATACGAACTGAAAGACGGTGTTGCCTTCCTCAATATGGATGATGGCAAGGTCAATGCCATGTCCATCGAAATGCTTGGTGCTATTGGCGATGGGCTTGAAAGGGCTGAAAAAGACGACGCGATGGTTGTTCTGAAAGGCCGAGACGGTGTTTTCTCTGCGGGTTTCGATTTAAAACAGATCATGTCAAACGCCGAAATATCCCACAAACAGATCAAGATGGGCGCAGAACTTTGCTTGAAAATCCTGTCTTTCCCCAAACCCGTGATCACCATTTGTACAGGCCACGCCTATCCAATGGGGGCATTTCTGATGATGTCCGCAGATTATCGTTTCGGGGTACGTGGGGATTTCAATATTGGTATGAATGAGGTGATGATCAAAATGACCATCCCACAATTTGCTTTGGAGCTGGCCTCTTCCCGCCTGTTACCGCCCTATTACGCCCGTACCACTCTAACAGGAGAAATGTTCAACCCCGATGAGGCCGCGACCGCTGGTTTTATTGACCAAGCCGTGAACAAAAGCGAACTGGATAAGGCGGTAGAAGCCAAACTTGAAATCCTCAAGAGAGTGGATTTTGGGGCGCATCATCGCACAAAGATGAAGGTCCGAAAATATGTCATCGCCGCCATGGAAAAAGCCATCGCGGAGGAGCAAACATTGGAAAAATCACAAGAAGCTTTCCGTCTTCGCGTTACCTAA
- a CDS encoding HNH endonuclease, protein MQINTDYLLKLYGENGGTPIINLCKSTVVSYGELSKDGKLNPNKPRGKAFLDGMKYVLENYSSQKNTIPVVFFDRSGNKWKFDKSYVASLVSKKFLMKPDSKGFDEEAVEYEVGSKLLELLGVSENTWESAFDNWKGPSGKELQRKLRSQKSRPKQDRFRKTQLKIWGNKCAVTEESVLAAIEAAHVFPEGMDNENVTYDPANGICLRSDLHKLLDKGLVGFLSEGNSLRIVVSKDLEHSSYATLRGRLFPKGEYKKRRVPHDKALDWMGEELGWKNADQSWFY, encoded by the coding sequence ATGCAGATAAATACAGATTACTTACTAAAGCTCTATGGCGAAAACGGTGGAACTCCCATTATAAACCTCTGCAAATCAACGGTTGTTAGCTATGGTGAGTTGTCTAAAGATGGCAAGTTAAATCCTAATAAACCTCGAGGTAAAGCGTTCCTTGATGGAATGAAGTATGTGTTGGAAAACTACAGCTCTCAAAAAAATACAATTCCAGTGGTGTTTTTTGACAGAAGTGGAAACAAATGGAAATTTGACAAATCGTATGTGGCATCTCTAGTGAGTAAGAAGTTTCTCATGAAGCCGGATAGTAAGGGCTTTGATGAAGAAGCTGTGGAGTATGAGGTTGGTTCTAAGTTATTGGAATTGCTTGGAGTAAGTGAAAATACTTGGGAAAGCGCTTTTGATAATTGGAAAGGTCCTTCGGGAAAAGAGCTTCAACGCAAACTTCGATCGCAGAAATCACGCCCTAAGCAAGACCGATTTAGAAAAACACAACTGAAAATTTGGGGCAATAAATGTGCTGTTACAGAGGAATCTGTGTTGGCAGCGATTGAGGCGGCTCATGTCTTTCCTGAAGGGATGGATAATGAAAACGTAACCTACGACCCAGCAAATGGAATATGCTTGCGTTCAGATCTTCATAAATTACTCGATAAAGGACTTGTTGGCTTTCTTTCTGAGGGGAACAGTTTAAGAATTGTAGTCTCAAAGGATTTAGAACATTCAAGCTATGCAACATTGAGAGGTCGCCTGTTTCCAAAAGGGGAATACAAAAAAAGGCGCGTCCCTCATGACAAGGCGCTTGATTGGATGGGAGAAGAACTTGGGTGGAAAAACGCTGACCAAAGTTGGTTTTACTAG
- a CDS encoding restriction endonuclease subunit S: MSIQIPTGWSIEEFGELSTQKTSNIDPSKFPEEDFELWSVPNFPSGKPEFVKGFEIKSNKQVVKSGDVLVCKINPRINRVWVVQPHTKNRQLASTEWIVIRNPSIQPDFLKYFFTSPKFRTGICSDVSGVGGSLTRARPKTIAKLLSPIAPLNEQRRIVEKVDALMEKSGAAKEALDAIPALLDQYRQSVLAAAFRGDLTKDWREQNPNIEPASVLLDRIRTERRQCWEESELVKIRAKGKEPKNDKWKEKYKEPLTLLDGHFLKVPKNWEVTTPDLICEQIVDCSHATAKYTDTGIPIVRTTEFRLGKLDLQKVKRVSRETFEKRVLRLKPRANDILYSREGGIFGIACIVPNVELCMGQRMMLFRANTNAILPSFLLWMLNSPAFFNQAASKVTGSASPHVNVGDIKRFAIALPPIEEQEKIVNLITASLEKIEEVSQHLELLNKSKAELNQSILAKAFRGELVPQDPTDEPAAVLLKRIQVEREVTAKSKPKRTRQKKTA, translated from the coding sequence ATGAGCATACAAATACCCACTGGCTGGAGCATTGAGGAGTTTGGTGAGTTAAGTACTCAAAAAACATCCAACATAGATCCGTCTAAATTTCCCGAAGAAGATTTTGAGCTTTGGAGTGTCCCTAATTTTCCTTCAGGAAAGCCAGAGTTTGTTAAAGGTTTTGAAATCAAATCAAACAAGCAAGTAGTAAAATCAGGAGATGTATTAGTTTGCAAAATTAACCCGAGGATCAACAGAGTTTGGGTAGTGCAACCACATACTAAAAATAGGCAACTAGCATCAACGGAATGGATTGTAATCAGGAACCCCTCTATCCAACCAGATTTCTTAAAGTACTTCTTCACAAGCCCAAAATTCAGAACTGGTATATGCTCCGATGTTTCTGGTGTAGGGGGTTCATTAACAAGAGCACGACCGAAAACCATAGCAAAACTGTTGTCTCCGATAGCACCGCTTAACGAGCAGAGGCGGATTGTGGAGAAGGTTGATGCGTTGATGGAGAAGTCTGGGGCGGCGAAGGAGGCGTTGGATGCCATTCCAGCTCTGCTTGATCAATACCGTCAATCCGTCCTCGCCGCCGCCTTCCGTGGTGACCTAACCAAAGACTGGCGCGAACAAAACCCAAACATTGAACCTGCCTCTGTGCTACTGGACCGCATCCGCACCGAACGCCGCCAGTGCTGGGAAGAATCCGAACTCGTCAAAATACGGGCCAAAGGCAAAGAACCAAAGAATGATAAGTGGAAAGAGAAGTATAAGGAACCTCTTACGTTACTTGACGGACATTTCTTGAAGGTGCCAAAAAACTGGGAGGTGACTACCCCCGACCTCATTTGTGAGCAGATTGTGGATTGCTCACATGCTACTGCAAAATACACAGATACTGGTATTCCAATCGTCAGAACAACGGAATTTCGCCTAGGTAAACTAGATCTTCAAAAAGTAAAGCGCGTCTCAAGAGAGACCTTTGAGAAAAGAGTATTAAGACTTAAACCGAGAGCAAATGACATACTTTACAGCCGAGAAGGTGGAATATTTGGTATCGCCTGTATAGTGCCAAACGTTGAGCTTTGCATGGGACAACGTATGATGCTTTTCAGAGCCAACACAAACGCAATTCTTCCAAGTTTTCTTTTGTGGATGTTAAACTCACCCGCCTTTTTCAACCAAGCAGCTAGCAAAGTTACGGGTTCGGCATCCCCTCATGTCAATGTCGGTGATATAAAGCGATTTGCGATTGCATTGCCCCCGATTGAAGAACAAGAAAAAATCGTCAATTTGATCACTGCATCTCTCGAGAAGATTGAAGAAGTTAGCCAACACCTAGAATTGTTGAATAAGTCAAAGGCCGAACTCAATCAATCAATCCTGGCCAAAGCCTTTCGTGGGGAACTTGTCCCTCAAGATCCAACTGACGAACCAGCAGCAGTTCTTCTGAAGCGCATACAGGTGGAACGCGAAGTAACCGCTAAGAGCAAGCCCAAGAGAACACGGCAGAAAAAGACCGCCTAA
- a CDS encoding TetR/AcrR family transcriptional regulator, whose product MDDNGGFFHLKELMDKKSRTTYRHGNIREEAVKFSLEITDTEGHEALSMRKVAGHLGVAHRALYNHFKDREALLDAVATEGFNQLADEVDNSATQNDFIATYLDFALKRSSLYNLMMSRPHATMSDTPPLQSAVHRVITKAMSFFGSPNNSSEENRRAVMKATILLHGGITLRTNGILDVPDDKGFIEEISRMMEVG is encoded by the coding sequence GTGGATGACAATGGGGGTTTCTTTCATTTAAAAGAACTCATGGACAAGAAATCAAGAACCACCTACCGCCACGGAAATATCAGGGAAGAGGCTGTTAAATTCAGCTTGGAAATTACCGATACCGAAGGACACGAAGCGTTAAGCATGCGAAAGGTGGCAGGCCATCTTGGGGTCGCCCATCGTGCCCTTTATAACCATTTCAAAGATCGTGAAGCCCTACTTGATGCGGTGGCAACCGAAGGTTTCAACCAACTCGCTGATGAGGTCGATAACTCGGCAACCCAGAACGACTTTATCGCTACCTATCTTGATTTCGCACTTAAGCGCAGCTCACTCTACAATTTGATGATGAGCCGTCCTCACGCGACCATGTCCGACACTCCTCCCCTGCAAAGTGCGGTTCACCGGGTGATCACCAAGGCCATGTCTTTTTTTGGAAGTCCGAACAACTCATCCGAAGAAAACCGCCGCGCCGTCATGAAAGCCACCATCCTCCTCCACGGCGGCATCACGCTCCGCACCAACGGCATACTGGATGTACCGGATGATAAGGGGTTTATTGAGGAAATCAGCCGGATGATGGAGGTGGGGTAA
- a CDS encoding N-6 DNA methylase → MTITHDIVQKLWNLCNHLKHDGVTYHQYVTELTYLLFLKMMREVEKEDQLPEGYRWGDLTSKNGVELLDFYRLMLIHLGSHGSSRVQEIYAGAGTIIKKPKTLTDLVTELDKLDWYSARQEGLGDLYEGLLEKNAGETKSGAGQYFTPRPLINCMVQLMKPQAGEVIQDPAAGTGGFLIAADNYIKEKTDQLFTLSEAEGNFQRKQAFCGLEHVQDTHRLSLMNMMLHGIESGVAYGDTLSPDGANLPKSDVMLTNPPFGSSGAGGLPTRDDFTFETANKQLCFLQHIYRGLKAGGRAAVVLPDNVLFEDNKGKEIRQDLMDKCKLHTILRLPTGIFYAQGVKTNVLFFTRGKTDKGNTENIWVYDMRTNMPKFGKRTPLTEAHFTQFVKVFGEDVHGTSPRKEADDTEERWKCFSREDIEKRGDNLDISWLKDESASSVEDLDEPDVIAARIMNHLRTALGEMEALSEMLDEDQNKVEAAE, encoded by the coding sequence ATGACCATCACACATGACATCGTCCAGAAGCTCTGGAACCTTTGTAATCACCTGAAGCATGATGGGGTGACGTATCATCAGTATGTGACTGAGCTGACCTATCTGCTGTTCCTCAAGATGATGCGAGAGGTGGAAAAGGAAGATCAGTTGCCAGAGGGATATCGTTGGGGAGATCTGACATCCAAGAACGGTGTTGAACTTCTGGATTTTTACCGTTTGATGCTCATCCATCTCGGATCTCACGGTTCATCCCGTGTGCAGGAGATCTATGCTGGCGCGGGCACTATTATCAAAAAGCCGAAGACGCTCACTGACCTCGTCACTGAACTTGATAAGCTGGACTGGTATTCTGCCCGTCAGGAAGGTTTAGGCGATCTCTATGAGGGCTTGCTTGAAAAGAATGCGGGAGAGACTAAGTCTGGTGCAGGTCAGTATTTCACGCCACGCCCCCTAATCAACTGCATGGTTCAATTAATGAAACCTCAAGCAGGTGAGGTTATTCAAGACCCTGCTGCAGGTACAGGTGGCTTCCTCATTGCAGCAGACAACTATATCAAAGAAAAAACCGACCAGCTGTTCACCCTTTCAGAAGCAGAAGGTAACTTCCAGCGCAAACAAGCCTTCTGCGGATTAGAACATGTACAGGACACCCACCGTCTAAGTTTGATGAACATGATGCTGCATGGGATTGAAAGCGGTGTGGCTTATGGTGATACATTGTCGCCTGATGGCGCAAACCTTCCCAAATCAGATGTTATGCTGACCAATCCGCCTTTTGGCTCCTCTGGTGCTGGTGGCCTTCCAACACGGGACGATTTCACGTTTGAAACGGCGAATAAGCAGCTTTGTTTTCTACAGCATATTTATCGCGGTCTGAAGGCTGGTGGACGAGCAGCAGTTGTCTTGCCTGACAACGTTCTGTTTGAAGATAACAAAGGCAAAGAAATCCGTCAGGATTTGATGGACAAATGCAAGCTCCACACCATCCTTAGATTGCCTACAGGAATCTTCTATGCTCAAGGCGTGAAGACTAATGTCCTGTTCTTCACACGGGGAAAAACGGACAAGGGCAATACTGAAAATATCTGGGTGTACGATATGCGTACGAACATGCCCAAGTTCGGCAAACGCACCCCACTGACGGAAGCTCATTTCACACAATTTGTGAAGGTGTTTGGTGAGGATGTACACGGCACTAGCCCACGCAAAGAGGCTGACGATACTGAAGAACGATGGAAGTGTTTCTCTCGCGAAGATATCGAGAAACGTGGCGACAATCTTGATATCTCTTGGCTAAAAGATGAAAGCGCAAGCAGTGTTGAGGATCTTGACGAACCAGACGTTATTGCAGCCCGTATAATGAACCACTTGCGCACTGCATTAGGTGAGATGGAAGCGCTTAGTGAGATGCTTGATGAAGATCAAAATAAAGTCGAGGCGGCAGAGTAA